A segment of the Symmachiella macrocystis genome:
GATCGGCTTAAATGCGGTGATTATCTGCGTCCTGCTCGGTTTTCAAAATCTGTATAAACCGGTCGAGAAGATGATGATGTTCCTGGTCGGTTTAATGTTCGTCGGATTCGCTGCCAATCTCATCTTGGCCGCCCCGTCACCGGCGGACATCGCGCGGGGTTTGATTCCCAGTCTCCCCGAATCCAAAGAGGGCGTCGACATGATGACACGATTCGCGCCGCTGATCGGCCTGTTTGCGACGACGTTCTCCGTGGCTGGAGCGTTTTACCAATCGTATTTGGTTCGCAAAAAAGGTTGGACAACCGCCAATCTCCGTCAAGGAGCGATTGATTCCTCCGTCGGCATCGCCGTGTTGGGGACGATCACCTTGATGATCATGCTCACAGCCGCGTCGGTGCTGCATGGAAAAATGGCCGGCAGCGACCTCAAATCGGCGACCGATGTCGCTCTGCAATTGGAACCGCTGTTCGGGGAGCACGCGTTTTTGGCCAAAAGCCTGTTTTGCATGGGGCTGTTTAGCGCCGCATTCAGTTCGTTTATGGTCAATGCCATGATCGGCGGCTCGATGCTGTCCGACGGTTTGGGATTCGGCGGCGACATGGATGCCAAAGGTCCGAAGGTGGGCACGATCCTCGCACTGCTGACCGGCATGGTCGTTGCTGTAGCGATCAAGGCGTTTGACTTCAACACGGTCACTCTGATCATCTTCGCACAGGCGATGGTTGTGGTCGGCTTCCCCATTTTGGCCGGCGCCATGTTGTGGCTGGCAACACGCCCCGACTTAACGGGCCAGCGCGCCGTTCCAATGTGGTTAAAAGGGGTCGCAACGGTGGGACTATTGATCACCCTTGGGCTGGCGGTGCGCACGTCGCTGTCGGTCTACGAAAAAATCGCCGCTATGTAGCCTCAACGGTTCTTAGTGCGGGCGTTGTCAGCAGCGGCGTGATTACGACGCGGCCGTTAGTTGCCGGCCGTTGTCTTGGGGGCCGATGCCCAGGATCAATTCGGCGGCGGCGTGACTCCACTCCTCGGCGGTACCAAAGCGATTCGCCGAGTCTCCAAAACAAATCTGGAGCATATCGGTGTTGATGATTCCCGGGTTGAGCGGCACGGCTGCCATGCCTTCGGGGAGTTCCTGGGCTAGTGCTTGCGTGAGGCCTTCGATGGCCCATTTCGTCGCGCAATAGGGCGCGACATCCGGTCCGGTTGCGCGGCCCCAGCCGGAGCTCAAGTTCACGATGACGCCCGCTGTCCGTTCCACCATTGCTGGAACAAACTGGCGGATCACATTGGCGACGCCGTTGATATTGATGGCGGTGAGTCGGTCGAATTCCTCGGCGGACACCTCCCACAACGGAGCGCTTTCGTTCATGATCGCCGCATTGTTGATCAGGATGTCGGGCGGGCCGTATTTGTCGAGTACAGTTTCTGCCCAGGCACGGACGCTGTCGTCGCGACTGACATCGACGGTGGAGAAATGGTGCGGTGCACCGTAGAGTGATCGCAATTCGTTAATAGGACCTTGGGAGCGGCCGCAACCGATGACAGTCTGTCCACTTTCGACAAATCGATCGACCAGCGAACGGCCTAAGCCCTTGGTGACGCCGGTGAGCACAATGATTTTTCCCGCAGTCGTAGTCATGCCGTATCTCCAACCAATATCCGTACGAGTGATTTTATGAATCCTCGCCGGAAAGCTTATCGGAGCACGAAGCGGGGCTCAAGAGCAGCATAAACGATGCGCGTTCGCCGGATGCACGATGACAGTGCAGGACAACGCGCTTAGCTGTGGGTTTGCGGATCGAGACCGAATTTTGCCAAGCCTTGGCGGATAAAGCTTTTGACGTAGCGAGCAACGGCGGTGGTATTCAGCAAGCGCCGCCATTGTGTCGCCACCGCTTTGCGAAAATAGCTGCGCGATTCCGCGTAATATCCCGAGCGATAAAATGACCGGGCCATTGAGAGGTATTTTCGCGCGGCGAACAATTTGCGGTACCGCAAAGCCGGTTGCGGCATGTGCGCCGGATCGAACAATTCGTCGATCACTTGTTCGGCGGTCTCGCGGATGGCTTGGATATTTCGCCGCACACGCCCGTCATGCGCATTGACTTCCAGCAACGTCTCATTGATCGAGCGGCAGGGGAAATGTAACAACGTCGCAGCAAAGACGGGCAGGTCTTCGCCGTTGCGAATATGTTCGGGAAAACGGATGAAGTCAAAGACATCGCGCTTCACAGCAGCGGTGCCATTGCAAATGCCAAATTTGCGGTCCAGGAAGTCACGGAAGTTTTCCATCGGCTCCCCCATTTCAGGGTGCAGCTTACCCGAGACGCGTATGCCTTCCTCACAAACGGCAAAATGCTGGCCGAACACCATGCCGACTTCGGGATGCGCTTGTACCTCACGGCGTAAGTGCGCCAGTGCATGGGGCAACAGTTTATCGTCGGCGTCGAGGAAAATGAGATAGCGGCCGTGGGCTAGATCGATGCCTCGGTTGCGCGTGGCGGACTGGCCACGGTTCTCGTGGTGGAAATAGCTGACACGATCCTCATACCGGGCAACGACCTCGCGGGTGTTGTCCGTGGAGCCATCGTCCACAACCAGAACTTCGAAGTCATCGCCGCTTTGCTGCAGCGCCGATTCGATGGCCCGTCCGACAAAGCGACCGTAGTTGTATGCGGGAATGATCACCGAAAACAAAAACGTCTTCTGGGCAGCGGACTGTCTTGGAACCGCGCCCCGTTGCCGATTGACCCAAAGTTGACTGGGGCCTTTCAGCGGAGGGTGAACGTTCTTGTCGCCATGTGGCGCAACGGAAGCGTTGGACCGAACGTCATGTCGTGTGGCCTGTCCTGTCATCAGCGATCCGTAGCTCCGTCCCTGGATTGTGCGGCGGTATATTGAGGATATTTCGGAATCCTGGCAAGGCCATCTCCAGGTGGAATACTCTCGCAACTTAACAAATCCGCGG
Coding sequences within it:
- a CDS encoding SDR family oxidoreductase, with translation MTTTAGKIIVLTGVTKGLGRSLVDRFVESGQTVIGCGRSQGPINELRSLYGAPHHFSTVDVSRDDSVRAWAETVLDKYGPPDILINNAAIMNESAPLWEVSAEEFDRLTAININGVANVIRQFVPAMVERTAGVIVNLSSGWGRATGPDVAPYCATKWAIEGLTQALAQELPEGMAAVPLNPGIINTDMLQICFGDSANRFGTAEEWSHAAAELILGIGPQDNGRQLTAAS
- a CDS encoding Nramp family divalent metal transporter, translated to MNEPRPAASGFFSIFRAVGPAIIVASVVVGPGSILTSSRIGVEFGYSMIWVLAIAVLLMMGMTALSARLGVVLDETLCDELARRAGRPVAALAGISLFLIAACFQFGNNLGVLAAIEPFVQNADAAVAADAGFFAKLTTWPNLLVIGLNAVIICVLLGFQNLYKPVEKMMMFLVGLMFVGFAANLILAAPSPADIARGLIPSLPESKEGVDMMTRFAPLIGLFATTFSVAGAFYQSYLVRKKGWTTANLRQGAIDSSVGIAVLGTITLMIMLTAASVLHGKMAGSDLKSATDVALQLEPLFGEHAFLAKSLFCMGLFSAAFSSFMVNAMIGGSMLSDGLGFGGDMDAKGPKVGTILALLTGMVVAVAIKAFDFNTVTLIIFAQAMVVVGFPILAGAMLWLATRPDLTGQRAVPMWLKGVATVGLLITLGLAVRTSLSVYEKIAAM
- a CDS encoding glycosyltransferase family 2 protein encodes the protein MTGQATRHDVRSNASVAPHGDKNVHPPLKGPSQLWVNRQRGAVPRQSAAQKTFLFSVIIPAYNYGRFVGRAIESALQQSGDDFEVLVVDDGSTDNTREVVARYEDRVSYFHHENRGQSATRNRGIDLAHGRYLIFLDADDKLLPHALAHLRREVQAHPEVGMVFGQHFAVCEEGIRVSGKLHPEMGEPMENFRDFLDRKFGICNGTAAVKRDVFDFIRFPEHIRNGEDLPVFAATLLHFPCRSINETLLEVNAHDGRVRRNIQAIRETAEQVIDELFDPAHMPQPALRYRKLFAARKYLSMARSFYRSGYYAESRSYFRKAVATQWRRLLNTTAVARYVKSFIRQGLAKFGLDPQTHS